One Corynebacterium tuberculostearicum DNA window includes the following coding sequences:
- the glnA gene encoding type I glutamate--ammonia ligase → MSFETVQDIVQFIKDEDVKFVDIRFTDVPGTEHHFSIPADEFTVEDAENGLAFDGSSIRGFTTIDESDMTLLPDPATAHIDPFRTAKTLNIKFFVHDPFTFEPFSRDPRNIARKAEEYLQSTGIADTCNFGAEAEFYLFDSVRFGTDVQHGFYEVDSDEGWWNRDSETNFDGTPNTGYKTRLKGGYFPTAPYDKHGEVRDAMVENLQKVGFQIERFHHEVGAGQNEINYRFNSMLHAGDDIQTFKYVVKQTAAQWGKTATFMPKPLAGDNGSGMHAHMSLWKDGKPLFHDEAGYAGLSDIARYYIGGILHHAGAVLAFTNPTLNSYHRLVPGFEAPINLVYSQRNRSAAIRIPITGSNPKAKRIEFRAPDPSGNPYLGFAAMMMAGIDGVKNRIEPHAPVDKDLYELPPAEAESIPQAPTSLEASLKALQEDMDFLTEGDVFTEDLIETYINYKYENEINPVRLRPTPQEFEMYYDC, encoded by the coding sequence GTGTCTTTCGAGACAGTGCAGGACATCGTCCAATTTATTAAGGACGAGGACGTAAAGTTCGTCGATATCCGCTTTACGGACGTCCCAGGCACCGAGCACCACTTTTCCATCCCAGCAGATGAGTTCACCGTAGAAGATGCCGAAAATGGCCTTGCCTTCGACGGCTCCTCTATCCGCGGATTCACCACCATCGATGAGTCCGATATGACCCTGCTGCCGGATCCAGCCACCGCGCATATCGATCCGTTCCGCACGGCCAAGACCCTGAACATCAAGTTCTTCGTCCACGACCCATTTACCTTTGAGCCTTTCTCCCGCGACCCGCGCAACATCGCACGCAAGGCGGAAGAGTACCTGCAGTCCACCGGCATTGCCGATACTTGTAACTTTGGTGCTGAGGCCGAGTTCTATCTCTTTGACTCCGTCCGCTTTGGCACCGACGTCCAGCACGGCTTCTACGAGGTGGATTCCGATGAAGGTTGGTGGAACCGCGATAGCGAAACCAACTTCGACGGCACCCCAAACACCGGCTACAAGACCCGCCTGAAGGGCGGCTACTTCCCCACCGCGCCGTATGACAAGCACGGTGAGGTACGCGATGCCATGGTAGAGAACCTGCAAAAGGTTGGCTTCCAAATCGAGCGCTTCCACCACGAGGTCGGCGCCGGCCAGAATGAGATCAACTACCGCTTCAACTCCATGTTGCACGCGGGCGATGACATCCAGACCTTCAAGTACGTGGTCAAACAGACCGCGGCACAGTGGGGCAAGACCGCAACCTTCATGCCTAAGCCGCTAGCTGGCGATAATGGTTCCGGCATGCACGCCCACATGTCCCTGTGGAAGGACGGCAAGCCTCTCTTCCACGATGAGGCTGGCTACGCAGGCCTTTCCGATATCGCCCGCTACTACATCGGCGGTATCCTCCACCACGCCGGTGCAGTTCTTGCGTTCACCAACCCGACGCTGAACTCCTACCACCGACTGGTGCCAGGCTTCGAGGCCCCGATCAACCTAGTGTACTCCCAGCGCAACCGCTCGGCCGCCATCCGTATCCCGATTACCGGTTCCAACCCGAAGGCCAAGCGCATCGAGTTCCGCGCACCGGACCCATCCGGCAACCCTTACCTGGGCTTTGCCGCCATGATGATGGCCGGCATCGACGGCGTAAAGAACCGCATCGAGCCGCACGCTCCCGTTGATAAGGACCTCTACGAGCTGCCGCCAGCAGAGGCTGAGTCCATCCCGCAGGCACCGACCTCCCTCGAGGCTTCCCTGAAGGCCCTGCAGGAGGACATGGACTTCCTCACCGAAGGCGATGTCTTCACCGAGGATCTCATCGAGACCTACATCAACTACAAGTACGAGAACGAGATTAACCCTGTTCGCCTGCGTCCTACCCCGCAGGAATTTGAGATGTACTACGACTGCTAG
- a CDS encoding RDD family protein produces the protein MADKRTWLDGPNIPGEYDDMEGPGRWPGEKLGLPESGPGSLAPVGRRAGAVAIDWIVCMLIANMIHMFTTELGGVAFLGYALWVVKGIVCGWLFARTPGMLLLGMGVARLDVPGARVGLWRAALRTVLTGVLFPAAMVDADGRGMHDRATGTIVIRS, from the coding sequence ATGGCAGATAAGCGTACGTGGCTCGACGGGCCGAATATTCCGGGCGAATACGACGACATGGAAGGCCCCGGCCGCTGGCCGGGCGAAAAGCTCGGCCTTCCGGAGTCCGGGCCGGGATCACTGGCCCCCGTTGGCCGCCGCGCCGGCGCCGTGGCCATTGACTGGATCGTGTGCATGCTCATTGCCAACATGATCCACATGTTCACCACGGAATTGGGCGGGGTGGCCTTCTTGGGCTACGCGCTGTGGGTAGTCAAGGGCATTGTCTGCGGTTGGCTCTTTGCCCGCACCCCCGGCATGTTGCTGTTGGGTATGGGCGTGGCGCGACTCGACGTCCCCGGTGCCCGCGTGGGCCTATGGCGCGCGGCGCTGCGCACGGTGCTCACCGGTGTGCTTTTCCCGGCGGCCATGGTTGATGCGGATGGACGCGGCATGCACGACCGCGCCACCGGCACCATCGTCATTCGCTCCTAG
- a CDS encoding DUF4191 domain-containing protein, producing the protein MAKDDKAALKAAKKQERAAKRQQRKQTWSQMWQAFNMQRKQDKALIPIMLGAFLGMGLLFFLIGMLFSGEWFMLILGLGIGALLAMFLFTRRLERDMYKRVEDQPGAAGWALEQQLRNTVGIVWSVKTGVAATRQQDLIHRVIGNAGVIFVCEGNKNRVRPTLNQLKKRVDKIAGGVPVYEIFVGNGEDEVPVSKLRNKVMKLPRNFNKNETYENIRRIEAMDSMPGTTPGMPKGPMPHQAQNMAGMNRRMRRAQQRKKNK; encoded by the coding sequence ATGGCGAAAGATGACAAGGCAGCACTAAAGGCTGCAAAGAAGCAAGAACGCGCGGCCAAGCGCCAGCAGCGTAAGCAAACCTGGTCCCAAATGTGGCAAGCATTCAATATGCAGCGCAAGCAGGATAAGGCGCTTATCCCCATCATGCTGGGTGCCTTCCTGGGCATGGGCTTGCTCTTCTTCCTCATTGGCATGCTTTTTAGCGGCGAGTGGTTCATGCTCATCCTCGGTTTGGGCATCGGCGCGCTGCTCGCTATGTTCCTCTTCACCCGCCGCCTTGAGCGCGATATGTACAAGCGCGTAGAAGACCAGCCCGGCGCTGCCGGCTGGGCGCTGGAGCAGCAGCTGCGCAATACCGTGGGCATCGTGTGGTCCGTAAAGACCGGTGTGGCCGCTACCCGCCAGCAGGATCTTATCCACCGCGTCATCGGCAATGCCGGCGTCATCTTCGTTTGCGAGGGCAATAAGAACCGCGTACGCCCCACCTTGAACCAGCTTAAGAAGCGTGTAGACAAGATCGCCGGCGGCGTTCCCGTCTACGAGATTTTCGTAGGCAACGGCGAGGACGAGGTTCCCGTATCCAAGCTGCGCAATAAGGTCATGAAGCTGCCGCGCAACTTCAATAAGAACGAAACCTACGAAAACATCCGCCGCATCGAGGCCATGGATTCCATGCCGGGTACCACCCCGGGCATGCCTAAGGGCCCTATGCCCCACCAGGCGCAGAACATGGCCGGCATGAACCGCCGCATGCGCCGTGCCCAGCAGCGCAAGAAGAATAAATAA
- the lipA gene encoding lipoyl synthase, which translates to MLRIEKKNAESPIEQKPRWIRNQVRTGPGYEDMKSRVAGASLHTVCQEAGCPNIHECWESREATFLIGGDKCTRRCDFCDIATGKPEELDRDEPRRVAENIREMDLNYTTITGVTRDDLPDEGAWLYAEVVRKIHELNPHTGVENLTPDFSGKPDLLEEVFEAKPEVFAHNLETVPRIFKRIRPAFRYERSLDVIRQAHDYGLITKSNLILGMGETEDEVEEALRDLRSAGCDIITITQYLRPGPRFHPIERWVRPEEFVAHSKLAKELGFGGVMSGPLVRSSYRAGRLYVQAMEKRGFELPENLKHLAETSQGATAQEASTLLEKYGPSEETPVTTRMAKTPANANSAAATIR; encoded by the coding sequence ATGCTCCGCATTGAAAAGAAGAATGCGGAGTCACCCATCGAACAAAAGCCACGCTGGATTCGCAACCAGGTCCGCACCGGCCCGGGCTACGAGGACATGAAGTCCCGCGTGGCCGGCGCCTCCCTGCACACCGTGTGCCAAGAGGCAGGCTGCCCGAATATCCACGAGTGCTGGGAATCCCGCGAGGCTACGTTCCTTATCGGTGGCGATAAGTGCACCCGCCGCTGCGACTTCTGCGATATTGCCACCGGCAAGCCGGAAGAACTCGACCGCGACGAGCCGCGCCGCGTGGCCGAAAATATCCGGGAAATGGACCTTAACTACACCACCATTACCGGCGTTACCCGCGACGATCTTCCGGATGAGGGCGCCTGGCTCTATGCCGAGGTCGTGCGCAAGATTCACGAGCTCAACCCGCATACCGGCGTGGAAAACCTCACCCCGGACTTCTCTGGCAAGCCGGACCTTTTGGAAGAGGTCTTTGAGGCCAAGCCGGAGGTCTTTGCCCACAACCTGGAAACCGTGCCGCGCATCTTTAAGCGCATCCGCCCGGCCTTCCGCTACGAGCGCTCCCTGGACGTTATCCGCCAGGCCCACGACTATGGCCTGATTACCAAGTCCAACCTGATTTTGGGCATGGGCGAGACCGAGGATGAGGTCGAGGAAGCATTGCGTGACCTGCGCTCTGCCGGCTGCGATATCATCACCATCACCCAGTACCTGCGCCCCGGCCCGCGCTTCCACCCAATTGAGCGCTGGGTGCGCCCAGAGGAATTCGTGGCGCATTCCAAGCTGGCCAAGGAGCTCGGCTTCGGCGGCGTCATGTCCGGCCCGCTGGTGCGCTCGTCCTACCGCGCCGGCCGTCTCTACGTGCAGGCCATGGAAAAGCGCGGCTTCGAGCTGCCGGAGAACCTCAAGCATCTGGCCGAGACCTCCCAGGGTGCCACCGCCCAAGAGGCCTCCACCTTGCTGGAGAAGTACGGCCCCTCGGAAGAGACTCCAGTGACCACCCGCATGGCCAAGACCCCGGCTAATGCAAATTCGGCGGCGGCCACCATCCGCTAA
- the lipB gene encoding lipoyl(octanoyl) transferase LipB, with translation MTAPRDPFFPAERSIRASDKPLEVRFLGRMDYQEAWDYQAELAAARAKGEQGDVVLVVEHPNIYTAGKRTQPEDMPDNGLPVITVDRGGRITWHGEGQLVIYPIIKLAEPVDVVDYVRRLEEATIQTVRQMGVTTAGRIDGRSGVWVPSTTQAKDPAAPKRDRKIAALGIRITRGVTMHGLALNCCNTLEYYDHIVACGIDDADVTTLSLELGHQVSLEDATQPLLQALDDALSGRLIVADHTFGSAPDPTKLANERARERRRQAQQ, from the coding sequence ATGACTGCACCACGCGATCCCTTCTTCCCCGCCGAGCGCTCCATCCGCGCCTCCGATAAGCCACTAGAGGTCCGTTTCTTGGGCCGGATGGACTACCAGGAGGCGTGGGATTACCAGGCCGAGTTAGCGGCCGCCCGCGCCAAGGGCGAGCAAGGCGACGTGGTGCTCGTGGTTGAGCACCCCAATATCTATACCGCCGGCAAGCGCACCCAGCCAGAGGATATGCCCGATAACGGCCTGCCCGTTATCACCGTGGACCGCGGCGGGCGCATCACCTGGCACGGCGAGGGCCAGTTGGTCATCTACCCCATTATTAAGCTGGCTGAGCCTGTCGACGTCGTCGACTATGTCCGCCGCTTGGAGGAAGCCACCATCCAGACGGTTCGCCAGATGGGGGTGACCACCGCTGGGCGCATCGACGGCCGCTCGGGGGTTTGGGTCCCCTCCACCACCCAGGCCAAGGATCCGGCTGCCCCGAAGCGCGACCGCAAGATTGCCGCGCTGGGCATCCGCATTACCCGCGGGGTGACCATGCACGGCTTGGCCCTCAATTGCTGCAATACGCTGGAGTACTACGACCACATCGTGGCCTGCGGCATCGATGACGCCGACGTCACCACCCTGTCCCTAGAACTAGGCCACCAGGTCAGCCTCGAGGACGCCACCCAACCGCTGTTGCAAGCGCTGGACGACGCCCTCTCGGGCCGCCTCATCGTTGCCGACCACACCTTCGGCTCAGCCCCGGATCCCACGAAGCTGGCTAATGAAAGGGCACGGGAGAGGCGTCGGCAAGCGCAGCAGTAG
- the gcvH gene encoding glycine cleavage system protein GcvH has translation MATLPQDFSYSEDHEWVNATADAVAGATVRIGITSVAADRLGEVVFAELPEVGDTVTAGESCGEVESTKSVSDLYSPVTGTVKAVNEAVHDDYAVINNDPFGEGWLFEVEVDEAGELMDAAAYASANGLD, from the coding sequence ATGGCTACCCTTCCACAAGATTTCTCCTACTCCGAAGACCACGAGTGGGTCAACGCCACCGCTGACGCCGTCGCTGGCGCTACCGTGCGCATCGGCATTACCTCCGTCGCTGCCGATCGCTTGGGCGAGGTTGTCTTTGCTGAGCTACCGGAGGTGGGCGATACCGTCACCGCCGGCGAGTCCTGTGGCGAGGTGGAATCCACCAAGTCCGTCTCTGACCTCTACTCCCCTGTCACCGGCACCGTCAAGGCTGTCAACGAGGCCGTACACGATGACTACGCCGTCATCAACAACGACCCGTTCGGTGAGGGCTGGCTCTTCGAGGTCGAGGTAGATGAGGCCGGCGAGCTCATGGATGCCGCCGCCTACGCATCCGCTAACGGCCTGGACTAA
- the gcvT gene encoding glycine cleavage system aminomethyltransferase GcvT yields MTELLTSPLHAEHEKLGATFTAFGPWNMPLKYQNELDEHRAVRSTAGLFDLSHMGEIWVNGADAGKFLSYAFISNFEPLKVGKAKYSMITAEDGGIIDDLITYRFEEDKFLVVPNAGNADTVWDELNNRAEGFDVTLKNESQDVAMIAVQGPKAAEILVPLVEDNKQDEVYNLGYYAATMGKVARTFAIIARTGYTGEDGFELIVYNSDAPQLWEELLKAGEEYDLKPCGLAARDSLRLEAGMPLYGNELSRDITPVEAGMARAFAKKEADFVGSEVIRQRAADGPQVAITGLTSTQRRAARAGAEVFVGDKKVGTVTSGQPSPTLGHPVAIALLETSAELEPGAEVEVEIRGKRYPFEVTALPFYKRDK; encoded by the coding sequence ATGACCGAACTACTCACCTCCCCGCTTCATGCCGAGCACGAAAAACTCGGCGCCACCTTCACGGCCTTCGGCCCGTGGAACATGCCCTTGAAGTACCAGAACGAGCTGGATGAGCACCGCGCGGTGCGCAGCACCGCCGGCCTCTTTGACCTCTCCCACATGGGCGAAATTTGGGTCAACGGCGCCGACGCCGGCAAGTTCTTGTCCTATGCCTTCATCTCCAACTTCGAGCCCCTCAAGGTGGGCAAGGCCAAGTACTCCATGATTACCGCTGAAGACGGCGGCATCATCGATGACCTGATCACCTACCGCTTTGAAGAGGACAAATTCCTCGTCGTCCCGAATGCCGGCAACGCCGATACCGTATGGGACGAGCTCAACAATCGCGCCGAGGGCTTCGATGTGACTCTGAAGAACGAGTCCCAGGACGTCGCCATGATCGCCGTCCAGGGCCCTAAGGCCGCAGAAATCCTCGTGCCGCTGGTAGAAGACAATAAGCAGGACGAGGTATATAACCTCGGCTACTACGCCGCCACCATGGGCAAGGTAGCGCGCACCTTCGCCATTATCGCGCGCACCGGCTACACCGGTGAGGATGGCTTCGAGCTCATCGTGTATAACTCCGATGCCCCGCAGCTGTGGGAAGAACTGCTCAAGGCCGGTGAGGAATACGACCTCAAGCCGTGCGGCCTTGCCGCCCGCGATTCCCTGCGCCTCGAGGCCGGCATGCCGCTCTACGGCAACGAGCTCTCTCGCGATATCACCCCGGTAGAGGCGGGCATGGCGCGTGCCTTTGCCAAGAAGGAAGCCGATTTCGTCGGCTCCGAGGTCATCCGCCAGCGCGCCGCCGACGGCCCGCAGGTGGCGATCACCGGCCTCACCTCCACGCAGCGCCGCGCCGCGCGCGCCGGCGCCGAAGTATTCGTGGGAGACAAGAAGGTCGGAACCGTCACCTCCGGCCAGCCTTCCCCCACCCTGGGACACCCAGTTGCCATCGCGCTGCTGGAAACCAGCGCCGAACTCGAGCCCGGCGCCGAAGTCGAAGTAGAGATCCGCGGCAAGCGCTATCCTTTTGAAGTAACCGCGTTACCGTTCTACAAGCGCGATAAGTAA
- the gcvP gene encoding aminomethyl-transferring glycine dehydrogenase, with protein MEFISRHLGPDSAEQATMLAKVGYDSVDALVDAAIPSKIRAAELPQLPEALSEDEAQATLREYANQNTVLKSFYGQGFSDTLTPAVIRRGLLEDAGWYTAYTPYQPEISQGRLEALLNFQTMIESLTGLPIANASLLDEASATAEAVGLMSRAVKKGRRVVLDSRLHPQVLTVAAERARAIDLEVEIVDLREGLVGEDLIGAVIAYTGTEGDIFDPSTIIEELHTRGALATVATDPLSLLLLEAPGSLGADIVLGSSQRFGVPLFFGGPHAAYMAVTEKLKRQMPGRIVGVSKDADGRPAYRLALQTREQHIRRERATSNICTAQALLANVASMYAVYHGPQGLTAIAQRVHALASSFAQAVKDAGKQLVSEDFFDTVTVAGVDAATIKTDLQKEGYLVRTIGEDKVSVSFGESATKEDVAKLAQAFGAKAAEADFALPENLQRGEEPLQHEIFNRIHSETQMLRYLRKLADKDLALDRTMIPLGSCTMKLNPTAAMEPISWPEFAGIHPYAPEETTAGWRALVEEIEGWLAEVTGYAKVSIQPNAGSQGELAGLLAIRRYHVANGDNERDVVLIPASAHGTNAASATLANLRVVVVKTAEDGSIDLADLDEKIAKHGNHIAGIMVTYPSTHGVFDPEVRDVCDKVHAVGGQVYIDGANMNALTGWARPGQFGGDVSHLNLHKTFTIPHGGGGPGVGPVAVAEHLIPFLPTNAADPQLDATTATPVGQGVPITNTKYGSAGVLPISWAYLAMTGAQGLAQASAHAILGANYLAKSLEDSFPVLYTGNAGLVAHECILDLRALTDASGVTAADVAKRLVDFGFHAPTLAFPVAGTLMVEPTESEDLGELDRFIEAMRTIRAEIQEIIDGEVSYEGSVIHHAPFTAESVGADAWEFSFSREKAAWPVKSLRHSYKYFPPVRRIDEAYGDRNLVCSCPPPEAFDIDESEE; from the coding sequence ATGGAATTCATCTCCCGCCACCTAGGGCCGGATTCTGCGGAGCAGGCCACCATGCTTGCGAAGGTAGGCTACGACAGCGTGGACGCGCTGGTCGATGCCGCCATTCCCTCAAAGATCCGCGCCGCAGAACTGCCTCAGCTTCCTGAGGCACTCTCGGAAGATGAGGCGCAGGCTACATTGCGGGAGTACGCCAACCAGAACACCGTGCTGAAGTCCTTCTACGGACAAGGCTTTTCTGACACCCTCACCCCCGCGGTCATCCGCCGCGGTTTATTGGAAGACGCGGGATGGTACACCGCCTATACCCCATATCAGCCAGAGATCTCCCAGGGTCGTCTTGAAGCGCTGTTGAACTTCCAGACGATGATTGAGTCCCTGACCGGTCTGCCCATCGCCAATGCATCCTTGCTGGATGAGGCCTCCGCCACCGCGGAAGCCGTGGGCCTTATGTCCCGCGCGGTCAAGAAGGGTCGCCGCGTGGTGCTGGATTCTCGCCTGCACCCGCAGGTGCTTACCGTCGCCGCAGAGCGTGCCCGCGCGATTGACCTCGAGGTAGAAATCGTAGACCTGCGCGAAGGCCTCGTGGGCGAGGACCTCATCGGCGCAGTAATCGCCTACACCGGTACCGAGGGCGACATCTTTGACCCCTCCACCATCATCGAGGAGCTGCACACCCGCGGCGCTCTGGCCACCGTGGCCACCGACCCGCTTTCGCTGCTCCTGCTGGAGGCACCTGGCTCGCTGGGCGCCGATATTGTGCTCGGTTCTTCCCAGCGCTTTGGCGTTCCGCTCTTCTTCGGCGGCCCGCACGCTGCCTACATGGCGGTCACAGAAAAGCTCAAGCGCCAGATGCCTGGCCGCATCGTGGGCGTGTCCAAGGACGCGGATGGTCGCCCCGCTTACCGCTTGGCACTGCAGACCCGCGAGCAGCACATTCGCCGCGAACGCGCCACCTCCAATATCTGTACTGCGCAGGCACTGCTAGCCAATGTCGCCTCCATGTATGCCGTCTACCACGGTCCGCAAGGCCTCACGGCCATTGCCCAGCGCGTCCACGCGCTCGCTTCCTCCTTTGCGCAGGCCGTCAAGGATGCCGGAAAGCAACTCGTGTCCGAGGACTTCTTCGATACCGTGACCGTCGCCGGCGTAGACGCCGCCACCATCAAGACTGACCTCCAAAAGGAGGGCTACCTCGTGCGCACCATCGGCGAGGACAAGGTATCGGTGTCCTTTGGTGAGTCGGCGACCAAGGAGGACGTCGCCAAGCTCGCCCAGGCCTTCGGCGCCAAAGCTGCTGAGGCCGACTTTGCCCTGCCGGAGAACCTGCAGCGTGGCGAGGAGCCACTCCAGCACGAGATCTTCAACCGCATCCATTCCGAGACCCAGATGCTGCGCTACCTGCGCAAGCTGGCCGATAAGGACTTGGCGCTCGACCGCACCATGATTCCGCTGGGCTCCTGCACCATGAAGCTCAACCCCACCGCCGCCATGGAGCCGATTTCCTGGCCGGAGTTTGCAGGCATCCACCCCTACGCACCAGAGGAAACGACCGCCGGTTGGCGCGCCTTGGTAGAAGAGATTGAGGGCTGGCTGGCCGAGGTCACTGGTTATGCCAAGGTCTCCATCCAGCCCAATGCCGGCTCCCAGGGCGAGCTGGCGGGTCTTTTGGCCATCCGCCGCTACCACGTAGCCAATGGCGATAACGAGCGCGATGTAGTGCTCATCCCAGCTTCCGCGCACGGTACCAATGCGGCTTCGGCAACGCTGGCTAACCTGCGCGTTGTTGTGGTCAAGACCGCCGAGGATGGCTCTATTGACCTGGCGGATTTGGATGAGAAGATTGCCAAGCACGGCAACCACATCGCCGGCATCATGGTGACCTACCCGTCCACCCACGGTGTCTTTGACCCCGAGGTCCGCGACGTATGCGATAAGGTCCACGCGGTGGGCGGCCAGGTCTACATCGACGGTGCGAATATGAACGCGCTGACCGGCTGGGCCCGCCCAGGCCAGTTCGGCGGCGATGTTTCCCACCTCAACCTGCACAAGACCTTTACCATTCCGCATGGCGGTGGCGGCCCGGGCGTGGGTCCGGTCGCAGTGGCCGAGCACCTCATCCCCTTCCTGCCCACCAACGCCGCGGATCCGCAGCTGGATGCCACCACCGCTACCCCGGTAGGTCAGGGCGTGCCAATTACCAATACCAAGTACGGCTCGGCGGGTGTGCTGCCGATTTCCTGGGCGTACCTAGCTATGACCGGGGCACAGGGACTGGCCCAGGCCTCCGCCCACGCGATTTTGGGCGCGAACTACCTGGCCAAGTCCTTGGAAGATTCCTTCCCTGTGCTCTACACCGGCAACGCTGGCTTGGTTGCGCACGAATGCATCCTGGATCTGCGCGCGCTTACCGACGCCTCCGGGGTCACCGCAGCCGACGTAGCCAAGCGCCTCGTGGACTTTGGTTTCCATGCCCCCACCCTTGCCTTCCCGGTGGCCGGCACCCTCATGGTGGAGCCCACCGAGTCTGAAGACTTGGGCGAGCTGGACCGCTTCATTGAGGCTATGCGCACCATTCGAGCCGAGATCCAAGAGATCATCGACGGCGAGGTGTCCTACGAGGGCTCCGTTATCCACCATGCGCCATTTACCGCAGAGTCCGTCGGCGCCGATGCGTGGGAGTTCTCCTTCAGCCGCGAAAAGGCAGCGTGGCCGGTGAAATCCCTGCGCCACAGCTACAAGTACTTCCCGCCGGTGCGTCGCATCGACGAGGCCTACGGCGACCGCAACCTGGTCTGCAGCTGCCCACCACCAGAAGCTTTCGACATCGACGAATCTGAGGAGTAA